The DNA segment CGCAGGAGACCAGCCGGGGTCCGAGCAGCGGATGGGCCATGTACGCCCGGGCCTCGGCCAGGTCGCGGATCGCGTACTGCTGGGCGGTCGGGCTGCTGCCCAGCCCGGCGAGTTGCGGGAAGATGAACCACATCCAGTGGCTGCGCTTGTTCCCGTCGACGATCTCGGCGTGGGCGCGGTCGTACACGCCCTCCTGTGCCCGCACGAAGCGCTCCAGATCCCCCATGGTCGGGATTTTCCCTCGGTACGCCGCCCGCAAACCGTTGATGACCGCGCCCGATCACGAGCGCAGCCACAGTGTGCCGCCGCCCGCCGCAGCGATCCGGCCGCCGCGCAGAGCGAGCAGCGCGGAGGGCGCACCGTGGCATCCGAGGGGTTCGGCGACCCAGGCGGTGGCGTCCCGGCGGTAGACGTTCGCGCAACCCGCCGCGTCGGCCGGCCCGGCCGCGAAGACCATCGGCGACGGCGAGGGCGGGCCGCCCAGCACCATCCGGTCCCGGAGTTCGGGCGGGCTCAGCTCGAAGATCGCGGAAAGCGGGCCGGTCGCGGGCAGCGGGCGTTCGTCGGGCGTCCAGGTGAGGCCGTCGCGGGATTCGAGGACGAGCGGGCCGCCCCCGGTTTCGGCGAGCGCCACGAAGCCGTTGCCGTCATGGACCACGTCGACGATCGCCCGCGCACCGGATATTTCTTGATATTTCCAATTCCGCCCGGCATCCAGGCTCCACCACACGACCCCCCGGCCCCCGGCCTCGCCCACGATGACCGCGGTGACCAGCTTCGTCGAGCTCGCGACCGGCAGGAAGGATCGGGTGGCCACGGCGAGCGGCTCAGCGCCGTCCGGGGCGGGCAACGGGTTCTCGTCCCAGCTGAACCCGAGATAGTTCCAGGTGGCGAGCCGGTCGCCGTGCCGGCCCGCGGCCAGCAGGAACGCGTCCATCTCCCCCACCGCGGAGGGAAGCGGCGCTTGCGAGGCGGCGGACAGCTCGCCGGGGAACCACTCGGAGGCCCAGCCCGACGGCGGCCCGGTCAGGACCTCGGTCCCGGCCCGGCCGTCGCTGTAGCGGTGCCGCACCACGGTGGCCGGCGCGCCGTTGAACAGCGAACCCCGTGTCTCGTTGACCACCCCGATGAGTGTCTCGTCGTCGACGAATCCGCTGCTGCCGGGACCGGGTGGGGCCGGTGGCCACAGCCGTGCGGGCGCGGTGCAGTCGCCTGCGCTCCTCCAGCCTCCTATCCCGGAGACGTCGCCGGGGCCGGTGACCGTCCCGACCGCCTGGAAGCACGAATCATGGAGGATCAGCGCGCCCACGTCGGCGGCCGAGTCCGGTGGTGCCGTGAAGACGCCCGGGTACGCCTGCCACTGCCCCGCGGCGGCGAACGACGGCCACGGCTCCGGCTCCCACGGCGGGGAGGGAGACGGCGGCGGCGCGGACGTGCATCCCGCGAGCAGCAGCACCAGAACCAGCACACCGCGCCCGAGCACACCGCGCGACCACACACAGCGAGACTAGGCCTCCGGCGAGCCGCGCGAAGGCGAGATCAGGCCTCCGGCGAGCCGCGCGAAGGCGAGATCAGGCCTCGGACGAACCGCGCCGAGGCGAGATCCGGCTCAGGCGAGCCGGGCGATGCGAAGCCCGGCGAAACCGGGCATGCTGCGCCGGGCCGCGCCCAGACCGCTGACGCCTTCGACTGTCACTTCGACGATGTCGGCGTCGGTGAGGACCAGGGTCTCGCCTCCGGGCGGCATGCGCAGGATCAGTTCGCCGTTGTCGCGGACCTCGCCGCCCGCAGCGGTCAGCCCGGTCGCTCCGGTGATGAGGTAGGGGTCGAGGTGCGGGTGCGGGGTCGCGAGCAGGTGCTCCGACCGTACCGAGAGAATCCAGGGAAGACTGAGGGCGTCTCCCAATCGGGCGAGCGCGCACCGGCGGCCCGCCGCGTCGGCGAAGGTGACCACGTGATCGAACCCGCCGCGCCCGAAGACGCCACGGTGCGCGACAGTGAACGCGCTGCCGTCGTAGGAGCCGACCGCGAACGCGTCGCCGGCGAGCAGCACCCAGGCGCCGCCGAGCGGGAAGAGCTGCGGGCGGCGGGCGTCCTCCCACGCCACCAGATCCGAGGCGAATTCCCAGGTCAGCGAATCCGATGACCGATATTGCACAATCCGGTCGGGGCCGGCCAGGAGCATCCGCCACTCGTCGGCCTCGCGCCACACATAGGGGTCACGCAGGTCCGGCTCCACGGTGAGGACGGGCGAGGAGGAGGACGCCCGGACCACCTCCCCGGGAACACGCATGAAGTAGACCCCCGGCCCCGGCGCACCCGAGACCGCCTGCTCGTGCCAGATCACCAGGTCGTCGGAGACGGCTTCGCCGAGACCGCCCGCGTTCGCGTAGTACAGCCGGTACCGCCCGTCCTCCCGGGTCACGCCGTAGATCTCGTCGACCTGGCCGGCGCGCGGGGAGAAGTGCAGCCGGGGCAGGGGCACAGGGTCCATGTCTCTGCGTAGCACCCCGGCCGGGTGTCAGGGAAGCAGCAGCTGTGCCACTCCGGTGGCGGGCCGTCCGGTCAGGTCGGCCACATGCGTGGTCACGGTCGCCAGTTCGCCGGCCGCGATGGCGAGATAGGTGGAGACCCACGCGTCGACCTGCCAGCGCGGAGCGCCGTAGACCGCCCGGGACTCGTACGCCTCGTCGAGCGTCTCGTCGTGATAGGAGACGCCGAGGATGCGTGCGATCTCGCCGAGGCTGAGCGCTTCCGGGCCGGTCAGCTCGTAGGTGCGCCCGGTGTGTGCCGCCGGGTCGCGCAGCACCGCCACCGCGGCGTCGGCGATGTCGTCCTGCGCCACGGCCGCCACCTTCCCGTCGCCGGCCGGTCCGCGGATCACACCGTCGGCGCCGGCCAGGTGCGGCAGGAAGTCGGCGTAGAGGTTGTCCCGCAGGAACGTCGCGGGGATGCCCCGGGCGAGGATGTGCTGCTCGGTGGCGTGATGATCACGAGCGAGGGTGAAGGTGGCCGACGGCGACGCGCCCGCGAACGAGATGTAGACGAGGTGACCGACGCCCGCCTCCGCCGCCGCGTCGACGAACGTGCGGTGCTGGTCCACCCGGTCCTCGGTCTCCGACGCGGACACCATCAGCACGGTGTGCACGCCGTCGAGCGCCTTGCGCACGGCGGGTCCGTCGGAGAAGGGCGCGATCACCGCTTCGGCGCCGGGCAGCCGCGGCGCTTTCGCCGCGTCGCGCACGAGCAATCTCTGGGGTACGCCGGAAGCACCGAGGCGGCGGGCCACCCGCCCGCCGAGCTGTCCGGTGGCGCCGGTGACCGCGATGGTGTCAACACTCATGTGGTCCATCCTGCCGGGGCGGGAGGGTGGTCCGCCCCGGCAGGTGGAATCTTCTAGCGCGCGTACGCCTGGAACTCGGCGATCCGCACGTTCTGCGCCTGCGGGCTGGCCGTCGAGCAGTCGGTCGCGGCCCGCGGGTCGGCGTCCTGCTCACCGGCGTACGCCGGGGTGCCCGTGCACTGGTTGGTCACGACCTCGATCCGCAGGTGGGTCGCGGTCGTGTCCGGGATGTCGAAGCTCCGCACGATCAGCTCCGGGCCCCGCGGGCGCGGGTTGCCGGACGGGAACGCGTCCCGCTTGCTGACGTACGCGGTCCGGTAGTCCGCCGCGTCGGCGCAGTCGTTCGCGGCCGACGCCGTGCAGGCGAGGACCTTGAACTGCCGCAGCGCGGAGAACCGGCTCTGCGCGGCCGGGTCGGCGTTGCCGGTGATCGCCGGGCGCAGCATGGCGCTGACCTGCACCCGATCGACCCGCTGGCGGTCGCCGGCCAGGTCGACGCCGACACCCTTGCCGGCGATCGGGGCGGCGAGCGACGCCCAGTTGGTCGCCTCGTCGTCGTCGATCAGGGCGGCCAGGTTGACGCCGTCGCCGGTGGCGGTGGCGCCGTTCGTGCCGGACGCCAGGTTGGTCGGCATTTTCACGGTCAGCGTGCGGTCACGGCCCGAGCGGAACTCGGTCGCGGGGACCCGCGCCTCGCCGTGGCCGGGAGCCTGGGCGATGAACGAGAACCTGCCCGGGACCAGGTCGACGGTGTCCGGCAGGGCGGTGGCCGGGTCGGTGTCGGCGACCGCGACCGCGCGGGCCTGGAAGTCACCGACGAACAGCTTGGCGCCCGGCAC comes from the Actinoplanes sp. OR16 genome and includes:
- a CDS encoding DUF1810 domain-containing protein, whose amino-acid sequence is MGDLERFVRAQEGVYDRAHAEIVDGNKRSHWMWFIFPQLAGLGSSPTAQQYAIRDLAEARAYMAHPLLGPRLVSCATAVLAHPDRSATQIFGYPDDLKLRSSMTLFARAADDPAIFTRVLDVFYDGPDDRTLRLLDVPG
- a CDS encoding SDR family oxidoreductase; this translates as MSVDTIAVTGATGQLGGRVARRLGASGVPQRLLVRDAAKAPRLPGAEAVIAPFSDGPAVRKALDGVHTVLMVSASETEDRVDQHRTFVDAAAEAGVGHLVYISFAGASPSATFTLARDHHATEQHILARGIPATFLRDNLYADFLPHLAGADGVIRGPAGDGKVAAVAQDDIADAAVAVLRDPAAHTGRTYELTGPEALSLGEIARILGVSYHDETLDEAYESRAVYGAPRWQVDAWVSTYLAIAAGELATVTTHVADLTGRPATGVAQLLLP